A genomic segment from Peribacillus sp. ACCC06369 encodes:
- a CDS encoding protein kinase family protein, producing the protein MQNYNELAQSVKISDDKKHILLDADPSLSLIGKGRSAYVFRIHSTNKALKVFFPDHTHTAKVEAEIYKTVQSIDYYPTLYDAGVNYLVIDHIEGNTLFECLTLGIPITEENIKEIDHALQLARKEGLNPSDIHLRNIFITSEKKVKIIDVARFKQVKSCNQWHDLKSAFHLFYSKSFFPKKIPGFILNSIAAIYKKRFLPI; encoded by the coding sequence AACTATAATGAATTAGCTCAAAGCGTTAAGATTTCCGATGATAAAAAGCATATATTGCTTGATGCCGACCCATCTTTATCACTTATCGGAAAAGGCCGCAGCGCTTATGTATTCCGAATACATTCCACCAATAAAGCACTAAAAGTATTTTTCCCGGACCATACTCACACAGCTAAAGTAGAAGCTGAAATATACAAAACCGTTCAATCGATCGATTACTATCCAACCCTATATGATGCGGGGGTAAATTATCTGGTAATAGATCACATCGAAGGCAACACCCTTTTTGAATGTTTAACATTGGGAATCCCAATAACGGAAGAAAATATCAAGGAGATTGACCATGCCTTACAATTAGCAAGGAAAGAGGGATTGAACCCTTCTGATATTCATTTACGAAACATCTTCATCACTTCCGAAAAGAAGGTGAAGATCATTGACGTTGCGAGGTTTAAGCAAGTGAAATCCTGCAATCAGTGGCACGACCTGAAAAGTGCTTTTCACCTTTTCTATTCGAAGTCATTTTTTCCGAAGAAAATCCCAGGCTTCATACTGAATTCCATTGCAGCGATTTATAAAAAGAGATTCTTGCCCATCTGA
- a CDS encoding DUF6376 family protein yields MKKIMTIALLSILTLSGCSLLGEVNSSLEYADNATEYISTVKEFSNEVPALSQDAVANTEARANLEKELELMKTEIEEFNSTEPPQIAEGIHEKIVSSNQQLSDGIELYLNNIENGQIDPKALEDSEIMKSIDNITGLAKQIEELGN; encoded by the coding sequence ATGAAAAAAATCATGACCATTGCTTTACTGTCCATCCTTACATTAAGCGGATGCTCGCTTTTGGGAGAAGTCAATTCATCATTGGAGTATGCAGATAATGCCACGGAGTATATAAGTACCGTTAAGGAATTTTCCAATGAGGTGCCCGCATTGTCACAAGACGCCGTCGCGAATACCGAAGCAAGAGCAAATCTTGAAAAAGAACTGGAATTAATGAAAACGGAGATTGAAGAATTCAATTCAACTGAACCACCCCAAATCGCTGAAGGCATCCATGAGAAGATCGTCAGCTCAAATCAACAGCTTTCAGATGGAATTGAATTATACTTGAATAATATTGAAAATGGCCAAATTGACCCTAAGGCATTGGAAGATTCAGAGATAATGAAATCAATCGATAATATAACAGGATTGGCAAAGCAAATTGAAGAGTTGGGTAATTAA
- a CDS encoding SRPBCC domain-containing protein, translating into MENQHTLQDIKKTIILEAPIQKVWDTVSTAEGIASWFMPNDFQPKVGHEFHVQSPFGPSPCKVLELDAPHRLSFAWDTDGWIISFTLKELDGKTEFTLIHGGWKEPDTILPKPNEKSSVIRDRMDHGWEQIVNQNLKKAVEG; encoded by the coding sequence ATGGAAAATCAACATACATTACAAGATATCAAAAAGACGATTATTCTTGAAGCACCCATCCAAAAAGTTTGGGATACAGTTTCGACTGCCGAGGGTATAGCTTCATGGTTCATGCCAAATGATTTTCAACCGAAAGTTGGACATGAGTTCCATGTCCAATCACCTTTTGGTCCTTCTCCTTGTAAGGTATTAGAGTTAGATGCTCCTCATCGGCTTTCATTCGCTTGGGATACGGACGGTTGGATCATATCGTTCACTTTAAAAGAACTGGATGGCAAAACGGAGTTTACCCTTATTCATGGTGGTTGGAAAGAGCCTGACACGATTCTTCCGAAACCGAACGAAAAAAGCTCAGTCATTCGCGATAGAATGGATCATGGCTGGGAACAGATCGTTAATCAAAATCTTAAAAAGGCTGTTGAGGGCTAA
- a CDS encoding metalloregulator ArsR/SmtB family transcription factor produces MSAAEKHDVFQAIADPTRRKVLQLLAEGDLPISEITSHFSMSRTAIAKHLHILSEAELVSGRKVGREKRFRLHPEPLAELKQWLSFYDQFWDNKLSILKHVIENPRENGFKAAEKEKDTDEQS; encoded by the coding sequence GTGTCTGCAGCAGAAAAGCATGATGTATTTCAGGCTATCGCGGACCCAACCCGCAGAAAGGTCCTGCAATTGCTTGCTGAAGGTGATTTACCCATTTCAGAAATCACTTCTCACTTTTCCATGAGCCGTACAGCGATTGCCAAGCATCTTCATATCCTTTCTGAAGCTGAATTGGTCAGTGGCCGGAAGGTAGGAAGAGAGAAACGCTTTCGGCTTCATCCAGAACCTTTAGCGGAATTGAAACAGTGGCTTTCTTTTTACGATCAATTTTGGGATAACAAACTATCCATCCTTAAACATGTGATTGAAAATCCAAGGGAAAATGGATTTAAAGCCGCCGAAAAAGAAAAGGACACGGATGAACAATCATAA
- a CDS encoding YhgE/Pip domain-containing protein: MLKQEWKLLLTNRKLIGVAIVLLFVPIIYGGLFLSSAWNPYGNTGKLPVAVVNNDVKAEYEGKTLSVGDELIEQLRDNDDLEWHFVTEKAAKKGFDDGTYYMVVTIPEDFSKNASTVMDDKPQKMNLTYDVNPGRSFVSETVGKQATNNLKTEIAESVTKEYAEAIFSQLDEIGDGFGDAADGASKLDDGAEKLHDGNKEVTDNLNKLASSTLTFKDGANKLQIGVGEFLEGANKLERGASELSKGISQYTSGVGQLQTGANELASGTGELTNNSGALIQGSSQLSTGLAKMVPGAQTLNNGLAQAQTGSANLNDGLNQLSQNASQLTDESTGIPKMAVGQQSLNEGITKLSEGSQALNDGLKKMDGQLPAEEQLSQLKQGLTSIQSGVNQLQEAVPAGSGASGTVSGITANLENSQAALTELQSTIANNGQSTINTVQNTEAYKSMTSEQQSELIGAIQNELQMQAEAQKQIASTLASSVSDLSTQLTNKVMPVLNGLGQLPEQVANLNNAVNKVNPNAASALNGYTAIRNALEEQLIPGATQLNSGLNEAVKGSNQLTAATESLNERAPELVNGINQLAQGGSSLNNGLSKLTEGSGQLVDGVSQLQAGSSSFGNGLEKYAFGVSKVGEGANKLANGANQLNANSASLNDGSSALVKGTEQLASNLPTLSNGVIQLAEGAGKINEGSSALAEGSHKLGDGISSLKDGTVELSEKLSDGAEEIRGNKTTDDNYSMIAEPTQVKEQKSSEVPNYGHALAPYVLSLGLFVGAIAFNMGYPTGKPSTRPTSGAAWWFSKFTVLFIQATISALVLDAIMIWGMDLQVENMGQFIGVSILTSLTFMFIVTFLTVGFGNPGRLLAMIFLVLQLGASGGMFPVELTNNFFSHVHPFIPMTYSVMGFRQAMSTSLGADALTTSIMFLTGCIIVFNLLLLLTMVIRKRKEHNIEMDA, encoded by the coding sequence ATGCTTAAACAAGAATGGAAGCTTTTACTTACAAATCGAAAACTGATCGGGGTCGCAATCGTATTACTGTTCGTGCCGATTATTTATGGGGGGTTATTCCTAAGTTCTGCTTGGAATCCATACGGAAATACCGGTAAATTGCCTGTTGCAGTCGTGAATAATGATGTGAAGGCGGAGTATGAGGGTAAAACCTTATCTGTCGGTGATGAGCTAATCGAGCAATTAAGGGACAACGATGATTTAGAATGGCATTTCGTAACGGAAAAAGCGGCGAAAAAAGGATTCGATGATGGTACATATTATATGGTCGTCACCATTCCTGAGGACTTTTCGAAAAATGCTTCAACCGTCATGGATGATAAGCCACAAAAAATGAATTTAACGTATGATGTGAATCCTGGACGCAGTTTCGTTTCTGAAACGGTCGGAAAACAGGCAACGAATAATTTGAAGACTGAAATTGCAGAAAGTGTCACAAAGGAATATGCAGAAGCGATCTTCTCACAACTGGATGAAATCGGAGATGGATTCGGTGATGCAGCAGACGGGGCATCAAAACTGGATGACGGTGCTGAAAAACTGCATGATGGAAACAAAGAAGTGACAGACAATCTGAATAAATTGGCTTCTAGTACATTAACTTTTAAAGATGGCGCGAATAAACTTCAAATTGGCGTTGGCGAGTTTTTGGAAGGAGCCAATAAACTTGAACGTGGGGCGTCGGAATTAAGCAAGGGAATTTCACAATACACGTCTGGTGTCGGTCAGTTGCAAACGGGTGCTAACGAACTCGCATCTGGTACAGGGGAGTTGACTAATAATAGTGGAGCGCTTATACAAGGTTCTTCCCAACTTTCCACAGGGCTTGCAAAAATGGTTCCAGGAGCCCAAACATTAAATAATGGATTGGCACAAGCGCAAACAGGCAGTGCGAATTTAAATGATGGCTTGAATCAGTTATCACAAAATGCAAGCCAGCTGACTGACGAATCTACGGGAATCCCAAAAATGGCAGTAGGTCAGCAGAGCTTAAATGAGGGAATCACTAAACTTTCAGAAGGAAGCCAGGCATTAAATGACGGCCTGAAAAAGATGGATGGCCAATTGCCCGCGGAAGAACAGCTGAGTCAGCTTAAGCAAGGCCTGACAAGCATTCAAAGCGGTGTAAATCAATTGCAAGAAGCGGTTCCTGCAGGAAGCGGTGCGTCCGGTACCGTATCGGGCATTACAGCAAATCTCGAGAATAGCCAAGCAGCTTTAACAGAACTTCAATCAACGATTGCGAATAATGGACAAAGCACAATCAATACTGTACAAAACACTGAAGCATACAAAAGTATGACCAGTGAACAACAATCCGAATTAATCGGAGCCATTCAAAATGAACTTCAAATGCAAGCGGAAGCACAAAAACAAATTGCATCGACTCTTGCTTCAAGTGTATCCGACTTATCAACACAATTAACGAATAAAGTAATGCCAGTATTGAATGGATTAGGCCAGCTTCCAGAACAAGTGGCCAATTTAAATAATGCGGTGAATAAAGTCAATCCAAACGCGGCATCAGCGTTAAATGGATATACCGCGATAAGGAACGCACTGGAAGAACAATTGATTCCTGGTGCAACCCAATTAAATAGCGGCTTGAATGAAGCAGTTAAAGGCAGCAATCAATTAACGGCGGCAACCGAAAGCTTAAATGAACGAGCACCGGAACTAGTGAATGGGATCAATCAGTTAGCACAAGGCGGTTCCTCGTTAAATAATGGCTTGTCAAAACTAACTGAGGGATCTGGTCAGTTGGTTGATGGAGTTTCACAACTTCAAGCAGGGTCATCCTCCTTTGGAAATGGTCTGGAGAAGTATGCATTTGGTGTTAGCAAAGTTGGCGAGGGGGCGAACAAACTTGCTAATGGAGCCAATCAACTGAATGCCAACTCAGCATCCTTGAACGATGGCTCATCAGCACTTGTTAAAGGCACTGAACAATTGGCAAGCAATCTGCCTACTTTAAGCAATGGGGTGATCCAACTTGCTGAAGGCGCAGGTAAGATCAATGAAGGTTCATCGGCACTAGCTGAAGGTTCACATAAATTGGGTGATGGAATCTCCTCACTAAAAGATGGAACGGTCGAACTTTCGGAAAAACTAAGTGATGGTGCAGAAGAAATAAGGGGAAATAAAACAACCGATGATAATTACAGCATGATTGCTGAGCCGACACAGGTTAAAGAACAAAAAAGCAGTGAGGTGCCTAATTATGGTCATGCTCTGGCTCCTTACGTATTGTCTCTAGGGTTATTTGTAGGAGCGATTGCCTTCAATATGGGATACCCGACAGGCAAGCCATCTACAAGACCTACATCAGGAGCGGCATGGTGGTTCAGTAAATTTACGGTCCTATTTATACAAGCCACGATTTCAGCATTAGTATTGGATGCAATCATGATTTGGGGAATGGATTTACAGGTCGAGAACATGGGGCAATTCATAGGGGTTTCCATATTGACTTCCCTTACTTTCATGTTCATCGTTACTTTCTTAACTGTAGGATTTGGAAATCCAGGTCGTTTATTAGCGATGATATTCCTTGTATTACAGCTAGGAGCAAGCGGAGGAATGTTCCCTGTGGAACTGACCAATAACTTCTTCAGTCATGTTCACCCGTTCATACCAATGACATACTCAGTCATGGGCTTCCGTCAGGCGATGAGTACGAGCCTTGGAGCGGATGCATTGACAACGAGTATCATGTTCCTTACTGGATGCATAATTGTATTTAATTTACTGTTGTTGCTAACGATGGTCATCAGGAAGCGCAAAGAACACAATATTGAAATGGATGCATAA
- a CDS encoding Rrf2 family transcriptional regulator has protein sequence MQLTKGVEQAICIIVILSTQDKNVPLSSNEISRRLEVSPSYLKKIIRKLVVKQIITSVPGNNGGLSLAKSVDKIKNLEIIEAMEGPISMFPDTGLIEKAFKDGEYAEKGMDVLRRMFSQADELLMDFFSSQTVADLLKESFGTTDIPTVNWNSGSLGELIREKKGEKE, from the coding sequence TTGCAATTAACAAAAGGTGTCGAGCAAGCTATATGCATCATTGTTATACTCTCTACCCAGGATAAAAATGTACCGCTTTCGTCTAATGAGATCAGCAGGCGGTTAGAGGTGTCTCCTTCTTATTTGAAGAAAATCATTAGGAAATTGGTCGTTAAGCAGATAATCACTTCCGTTCCTGGTAATAATGGCGGCCTTTCTCTTGCCAAAAGTGTAGATAAGATTAAAAACCTTGAAATTATTGAAGCGATGGAAGGCCCCATTTCGATGTTTCCAGATACAGGACTTATAGAAAAAGCGTTTAAAGATGGAGAGTATGCAGAAAAGGGCATGGACGTTCTTCGTCGGATGTTTTCTCAGGCGGATGAACTTTTAATGGATTTCTTTTCCAGTCAAACAGTAGCAGATTTGCTTAAAGAAAGCTTTGGCACCACGGATATACCGACTGTTAATTGGAATTCGGGGTCATTGGGTGAATTAATTCGTGAAAAGAAAGGTGAAAAAGAGTGA
- a CDS encoding VOC family protein, protein MMKVTPFLMFEGNAEEAMNYYTSLIEGSKITSMKRYGANESGTEGSVMQATFTLKDQEFMCIDSNVKHQFTFTPSFSIFLTCDSEEEIDRLYASLTDGGQVMMPLGDYFFSKKFGWVSDKFGVSWQLTLPI, encoded by the coding sequence ATGATGAAGGTCACACCTTTCTTGATGTTCGAAGGAAATGCGGAAGAAGCAATGAATTACTACACATCTTTAATTGAAGGATCGAAAATAACCAGCATGAAACGGTATGGTGCAAATGAATCAGGTACAGAGGGGAGTGTCATGCAGGCTACCTTTACCTTGAAGGATCAGGAATTTATGTGCATCGATAGCAATGTTAAGCATCAATTTACGTTTACACCTTCGTTTTCAATATTCCTTACATGTGATAGTGAAGAGGAAATTGACAGGCTTTATGCGAGCTTAACTGATGGCGGACAAGTGATGATGCCATTGGGTGATTATTTCTTTAGTAAGAAGTTCGGATGGGTATCCGATAAGTTCGGTGTTTCCTGGCAACTAACTCTCCCAATATGA
- a CDS encoding glycosyl hydrolase family 8, which translates to MKKRSLLIAVGSIVFVIIASLALVSQNTKKESAGKRAFPQHTVYQAGTIKPDNLSQKAMDDAVANYYKTWKNEYLKQPADKNDEYYIFYNDKGYAEPKNAVTVSEAHGYGMMVTAIMAGSKDKQYFDGLYRFYKAHRSDNDPSLMAWQQVKDKSGKIINTPGDADSATDGDMDIAYSLLLADRQWGSEGDIDYLARAKDIMDAIMSNEINRSQSLIKLGDWAEDEDEVYGQSTRSSDFLLNHLKSFEEATGNHEWKGVTDKAYAIIHSIYKEKSGNTGLMPDFIVQSKGEYQPAQADFLEGENDGNYSWNSSRTPWRYTLDYLLTGDERALPQLKRMNDWIKEETDGNPENIQSGYTLSGKALEEGNSTSFVAPFMASAMVDSSNQQWINQLWNRTIQEQDDDDYFANTIKLQTMIVVSGNWWAP; encoded by the coding sequence ATGAAAAAAAGAAGTTTATTGATAGCGGTGGGATCGATCGTTTTCGTGATCATTGCCTCGCTAGCATTGGTATCTCAAAACACAAAGAAAGAGAGTGCCGGTAAAAGGGCATTTCCTCAGCATACAGTCTATCAAGCGGGTACGATAAAACCTGACAATCTATCTCAGAAGGCGATGGATGATGCCGTAGCGAATTATTATAAAACCTGGAAAAATGAATATTTGAAGCAGCCTGCTGATAAAAATGATGAATATTATATCTTTTACAATGATAAAGGATATGCAGAACCCAAGAACGCAGTGACCGTTTCTGAAGCGCACGGTTATGGGATGATGGTTACGGCAATAATGGCAGGCAGCAAGGACAAACAGTACTTCGATGGTCTTTATCGTTTTTATAAAGCGCATCGAAGTGACAATGACCCTTCATTAATGGCGTGGCAGCAAGTTAAGGATAAATCGGGCAAAATCATAAATACTCCAGGGGATGCCGATTCAGCAACTGATGGCGATATGGATATCGCCTATTCGTTATTATTGGCTGATCGCCAGTGGGGGAGTGAAGGGGACATCGACTATCTCGCCAGAGCAAAGGACATCATGGATGCGATCATGTCGAATGAGATAAATCGGTCGCAGTCCCTGATTAAACTAGGTGACTGGGCGGAGGATGAAGATGAAGTATACGGACAATCGACTCGTTCATCGGACTTTCTTCTGAATCATTTGAAGTCATTTGAGGAGGCAACTGGGAATCATGAATGGAAAGGTGTTACGGATAAGGCCTATGCGATCATTCATTCCATTTATAAGGAGAAAAGCGGCAATACTGGTCTCATGCCGGACTTCATTGTACAATCCAAGGGAGAGTATCAGCCAGCACAAGCTGACTTTTTAGAAGGGGAGAATGACGGCAATTATAGCTGGAACAGCAGCAGGACCCCTTGGCGGTATACGCTCGATTACTTACTGACTGGTGATGAAAGGGCGCTGCCGCAATTAAAGCGGATGAATGATTGGATTAAAGAGGAAACGGATGGAAACCCTGAAAATATCCAATCGGGCTATACGCTAAGCGGAAAAGCCTTGGAAGAAGGGAATAGTACAAGCTTCGTTGCTCCATTCATGGCAAGTGCCATGGTTGATTCCTCCAATCAGCAATGGATTAATCAGTTATGGAATCGGACGATACAGGAACAAGATGATGATGATTATTTTGCCAATACGATAAAATTACAGACAATGATCGTGGTTTCAGGTAACTGGTGGGCGCCATGA
- a CDS encoding VOC family protein gives MIINKVTLYSHALNDMRNFYVNELGFELLSHTDDGFEIKAGDSVLEIKKYHLQEKPFYHFAMNIPTNLFTSAKAWAKSKVELTREDDVDEVYFSYSNAHAFYFSDPSGNIVEFISRYSVSPKSEAESFSAQNVLCISEINITTNEVRSLGNQLVSFGVPVRKAETLSEDGLNFMGEHEAGSFLLLGPSKRRWIFSDRESEIFPLSIVVNQQLEISLDGEGLMELKKVE, from the coding sequence TTGATTATCAATAAGGTCACTTTGTATAGTCATGCATTGAATGATATGCGGAATTTTTATGTTAATGAGTTAGGATTTGAGTTACTATCGCATACTGATGATGGTTTTGAAATTAAGGCAGGGGACAGTGTGCTTGAAATTAAAAAATATCATCTCCAGGAAAAGCCTTTTTATCATTTTGCCATGAATATACCGACCAATTTATTCACTTCGGCCAAAGCATGGGCGAAATCAAAAGTGGAATTGACTAGAGAAGATGATGTGGACGAAGTTTATTTCAGCTATTCAAATGCACATGCCTTTTATTTTTCAGACCCTTCAGGCAACATTGTCGAGTTCATTTCCAGATATTCCGTATCACCCAAATCTGAGGCGGAGTCTTTCTCAGCTCAAAACGTTCTGTGTATTAGTGAAATAAACATTACGACGAATGAAGTAAGGAGCTTGGGAAATCAGTTGGTCAGTTTTGGTGTACCCGTAAGGAAGGCTGAAACGTTAAGTGAAGATGGATTGAATTTCATGGGGGAACATGAAGCAGGTTCGTTTTTACTTTTAGGTCCAAGTAAACGGCGGTGGATCTTTTCGGATAGAGAGTCGGAAATCTTTCCGCTTTCGATAGTCGTTAATCAGCAATTAGAAATTTCATTGGATGGCGAAGGCCTTATGGAGTTGAAAAAAGTGGAATGA
- a CDS encoding pentapeptide repeat-containing protein, protein MSGKIKIEQPKIPQDLTQANFQEIYYQDEPYLESCIITNCTIDREKMDKIVLSQVVFKNVIFSDVSFRNIELTDVIFDHCDLTNADFMGGSIHRVEFKESKLLGINLSDASLGNVSFENCNLNLSAFGYSGLKQVKFDHCSMESADYYECKFIKVKIETCRLNEANFSRTPLKGIDISSSTFQRLTVSLEDLNGCEVSPDQAIGFAAMLGMKIKE, encoded by the coding sequence ATGTCAGGCAAAATCAAAATTGAACAGCCAAAGATCCCCCAAGACTTAACTCAAGCGAACTTTCAGGAAATATATTATCAGGATGAGCCTTATCTTGAGTCCTGTATCATAACTAACTGCACGATCGATAGAGAAAAAATGGACAAAATCGTATTATCACAGGTTGTTTTTAAAAATGTGATATTCAGCGATGTATCTTTCAGGAATATCGAGCTGACGGATGTCATTTTTGACCATTGCGATTTGACGAATGCCGATTTCATGGGTGGCTCGATTCATCGGGTGGAATTCAAGGAGTCCAAACTTTTAGGCATTAACCTGTCTGACGCAAGTTTAGGCAATGTCTCTTTTGAGAATTGCAACTTGAATTTAAGTGCATTCGGTTATTCCGGTTTGAAGCAAGTGAAGTTCGATCATTGCTCAATGGAAAGTGCTGATTATTATGAGTGTAAATTCATTAAAGTGAAGATCGAAACATGTAGATTAAATGAAGCGAACTTTTCCCGGACACCGCTCAAAGGAATCGATATTAGCAGTTCTACATTTCAAAGGCTTACCGTATCCCTGGAGGATTTAAATGGATGCGAAGTTTCCCCGGACCAAGCGATAGGCTTTGCAGCCATGCTTGGAATGAAAATTAAAGAATGA
- a CDS encoding DUF4306 domain-containing protein: protein MTFKYFLQIIIAALFFMVFSFCAWFEGSEILDEPWEWKYSAHFSQVSDDEVMEAHDISNLDHFVYAAKFKPLFPFLMALTASYIIIFTGYTLFKRSIKKIALFLAGLGVLFLISSGFISASPTVGGNIFQTFFLIGGMIAIMGAAIYYFRMPTGFNTEI, encoded by the coding sequence TTGACTTTTAAATATTTTTTGCAAATAATAATCGCTGCACTTTTCTTTATGGTATTTTCATTTTGTGCATGGTTTGAAGGCAGCGAAATTCTGGATGAACCTTGGGAATGGAAGTATTCCGCGCATTTTTCACAAGTAAGTGATGATGAGGTGATGGAGGCACATGATATCTCGAATTTGGATCATTTCGTGTATGCCGCAAAATTCAAGCCGTTATTTCCATTTCTAATGGCCCTTACCGCTTCATATATAATCATATTTACGGGTTATACCTTATTCAAAAGAAGCATTAAAAAGATAGCACTATTTTTGGCTGGATTGGGGGTCCTTTTTCTGATTTCAAGTGGTTTCATATCCGCTTCCCCGACTGTTGGAGGAAATATCTTTCAAACTTTTTTCCTGATAGGTGGAATGATAGCGATAATGGGCGCAGCTATATATTATTTCCGGATGCCAACAGGATTCAATACTGAAATTTAA